The Agaribacterium sp. ZY112 genome includes the window CGACCATTCTTCCTGATGTGTGTAGCGCGTCGACATAGGCTGCAATTTTTATATAATTTTTTCTGTCATTATGAAATTCAGTTTTAGTAATTTCTATGTTTCTGTTGATTGCAACGCTTAGATCTTTGCCTGCATAATCTTCAATTAGAGGCCATAGTTTTTTGTATTTTTTGTTGGTCATTAATTTAAGTAAGCTGTAAGGGCTTATGATCTTTTCAATATATGGCTTTGCTTCATCTATGCTGTCTTGTGGGTTTTCAAAATCTAGTGATTTAATGGCTCTTTCGTAAATCCATTCGTCGTCTTCACTACTTTTATAGTTGGCTTTTGCAAGTTTAAGTGCAAGTTCATCAAATAAGCCATCTTTGTCATTTTCGGATAGCTTTATATTTAATTCATATAAAGATTTACTTCTGATTCCGCTAGCACTATTAGGGTGTTCTTGTGCTAAAAGAGTTAGAACTGAAGATTCTTTTTCTGGTTCATTTTTTTGACGATATATTCCAGCCATTAAGAAGTAGGTGGTGGGGAGATCTCTATATAGTGGTAATGCTTCTTCTAGGGCTATTATTCCAGAGGTTTTACGATTAAGTGATATAAGCACTTCGCCGCGCATAGTTTGTATTAGGCCGCGAAGCCTATTCTTCTCAGTTACTTCCTTTTCAAGGCCGTTAAGGATTTTTAGCGACTCATACAGTTTTTTATCGTTAAACAATAGGAACGATTCTGTGATTTGATCTTCATAAGGGGTGATGGTGTCTTGTTTAATTTTAAATATACCAGATAGACTTTGTTGGACTTGATCAACATGGAAATTAAGATTGGCATTTTCATTTATTTTTTCAGATAATTTGATCGCTTTAATTGATTCATTAGCACTAATGGAGGAAGAGTTGTTAACTACTTGGAAATCGATTTTTAGTGTTTCTTTGTTTGCCATAAAGGTGCGCTTAAAGAAACCACTGTCGATCTTTTCAATGGTTGGAGCTATGCCTAAAGGCCTGTGGCCAGGAAGTGTAATTGTAATTTGATGGGCGCGGTTGGTTAAGTAAGGCATGAGTAGTTCAGTGCGACGGCTAGTTTGGCTTGGTTGGTAGAATAAACCGTTTACAGCCCATGCATTAAGAGATATTTCTTTCTTTATTTCGAGTTTTTCAGCTTGTTCTTGACTTAAGAAGAATGCCCCTTTGATGATAATAACGTTCTTGTCAATATCATCATCAATACTGATGGGGGACTTAATATCAATGCCATTAAATGTACCGTTATAATAATTTAAGTAACTTCTTTGATATTCTTCAAGCGACTGTGATGCAATTAGCCTTCTTTCAGAATCTGCTTCGTAGCCCCTATAGGTGGTTATGATCTCGAGGTCTAGCCCCGAATTCCCTTCCTCTGGTATAAGAAAGTTTTCCTGAGCATACAGTGTTGGTGAAGTAGGTGCTATTGTTTCGATTTTTTCTAAACCGTTCTTCTTACCGCCAATAGGTAGGCCGTAATCATATGCAGGTTGTTCTATATTGCTTCCTCTACCGCCTTGATAGCTAAGTGTAGGGTCTAGCCAGAAGACTTCATTTTTTATCTTTACCTTTACGATGGCATGATTGAATGCAAATGGCGAAGGAAGTTCTTGGGGCAAGCCTGGGCCCATATTGTAATTGACTAAAGCAGGCCATGCTTTGATGTTTAGGTTTTTAAGTGCGGCAACTAAAAGCATGCTCTTATCTTTGCAGTCACCATAGCCGCGTCTAAGTACTTCTTCTGGTGGGCGAGGGACGTGTGACCCTAGTCCAATTTCGATACCTACATAACGAATTTCTTTTTGTACTAGTCGTAGTGCCTCTGTCATCTGGTCTTTCGGAGCAGGCCACTTTTTTCTAATGGTTTTAAGTTGTTGCTTGAAATTATCTGGAAGTTCACTACTTATTTTATAATAAGGCTCGGCCCATGATTGAATATCCTCCCATTTATTCATAGTGGATAGAGATACTGTGGGCCAACTGTAAACCCATGCTGGCGTCCCTTCTTCAGCGGGTATGGGATTAGGGTCTGAGACCGTCCAGGAATAAGTTCTGTTGTTTTCTTCTTCGGTGATTTCTGGCTCTATATCGGTTAAAAAATTCTTGGTATTAAGGTGCCTATCTTTTGGCCATATCAATTTATATCGAGACTCGCCAACTGGTACAGACCAGCCCAGAGTTATTGTGTCAAAAAACTCTCCTGGCCATAACTTGTATTTCACTCGTCCAGATACGGCGTAATCGATAATGTCCCCTTTACGCACATCATCTAGTACTATCAGTGCGGTAAGGTTGCCATCAATGATATCTGTGTCTAGCTCTTCTTCCTGTCTAAGAATCGTAATATCAGCGTTAGGTAATCGATCAGCTGTTTTTCCATCTCGTGTTATACGAATGAAATTAAAAGCGAGCTCTGTATCTTCTGGATCAAACCCTTGTGATAATTTAGACGCAAATTCAAGCCCTGAACGATCGGTAACTTGATAAACATAGCGTGAATAAAACTCAAATCCGTCAGGCAACCACTTTATTTGCCTATCACTAAGCTTATAGAGTATGCCATTTGATACTGCCGTTAAGCGTGATTCAGGAGTGCTAGGGATTGTATTATCAATAACCCAAGGTGCCGCTTTGGTTTTCTTGACGTTTGCTTCTGCTGTATCGATATTTGATTGGTTTGCAAATGCTACTTCACCACTAAAAAGTAAAGTAATAACAATAAGGCCTGAGGTAATTGCGAAGGTCTTAAACCCCATTGAATTTCTCCGTTTTGGATATGATAATCACTAGCTTTTAATGTGATGTTTAAGCGAGTATTAAATCACAAAACACATAGATATGATCTTGCAATGCAGAAATCGATGTTTTGGATCAGGCTTGTTTATACTTTAAGCGTTATGTTGTTTTCCCCACAAAAAAAAGGCCAGCTCCTTGCGAAACTGGCCTTTCTTAAAAGCCACTAAAGCGGCTTAATATCTAGCTCTAAACTTAGTAGCGGTCTACACAGTTTAGGTCAGCAAATGCCTGCTCTAGACGAGTGGCCATGCTTTCTTCCATTTTGCGCAACCAAACACGTGGGTCGTAGTATTTTTTGTTTGGAGCGTCTTCGCCGTCTGGGTTGCCGATTTGGCCTTGAAGGTAGTCTTCGTTACCTTTGTAGTACTGGCGAATACCGTCCCAAGCAGCCCACTGGGTGTCGGTGTCGATGTTCATTTTGATAACACCGTAACCGATGCTCTCTTCGATTTCTGCAGCAGAAGAACCAGAACCGCCGTGGAATACGAAGTTCAAGGTGTTGGCATCAACACTGTACTTTTCGCTTACGTAGGCTTGTGAATCACGCAAGATGGTAGGTGTTAACTTAACGTTACCTGGCTTATATACGCCGTGTACGTTACCGAATGAGGCAGCGATGGTGAAGCGGTCGCTAACTTTGCTCAACTCTTCGTAAGCGTAAGCTACTTCTGAAGGCTGGGTGTAAAGTAGGCTAGCGTCCATGTCGCTGTTGTCTACGCCGTCTTCTTCACCGCCGGTGCAGCCTAGTTCGATTTCAAGAGTCATGCCCATTTTAGACATGCGCTCTAAGTATTTTTTACAGGTCTCGATGTTTTCTTCGAGGCTTTCTTCACTTAAGTCGATCATGTGTGAAGAGAAAAGCGGGCTACCGGTTTCGGCAAAGTGCTTTTCACCAGCGTCTAACAAGCCGTCGATCCAAGGCAGTAATTTTTTCGCTGCGTGGTCAGTGTGAAGAATAACGGGAACACCGTAGCTTTCTGCAACTGCGTGTACATGCTTGGCACCAGCGATGCCGCCCAAGATTGCATTGCCTTGACCTTCTAGCTTCAGACCTTTACCAGCAACAAACGCAGCACCGCCGTTTGAGAACTGAACAACAACCGGCGAATTTACTTTTGCGGCGGCTTCTAAGGTAGCGTTGATAGAGTCAGAACCAACACAGTTAACAGCTGGCAGGGCGAATTTGCCGGCTTTGGCTAGAGCGAAGATTTTCTGAACGTCGTCACCAGTAGCGACACCAGGTTTAACTACGGACGAAATTTTGTCAGACATATGCAATTTCCTGAAAGCAATTTGGAATGAGGGCCATTTGGCGGGCGGAATTTTAACCGAAAATGCTACCTTTTTTCCATGCAAGAGCTTGGTCTAGCTCAATATCATCGGGTTTGAGCACAAAAAATTGCTGTTTCTTGCGCTGGCTCGACTATTTGTCGTGGTTTTTTTCAGCTTTTTTACCAATTTGTTACCAAAACTGGAGACTTTGCCCGCTCAATGGCAAGTCGCTTGTAGCTTAGTTCAGCCCTTGGCATGATGCACTCGAAATCTTAAATTGAGAATGGCTTACGGATATGCCTCTATCAACAAGCTTAAAGAAACGCTTTTATTCCTACTTATATATACAAAAAAAACGAGCGAGAACTTGGCGTGTCGTCGCTCTTGTTTTGTTTGTGCAGTTACTTTGTTTTTATTCCTCACAAGCGAAGGCCGCAACTAAGGTTGTTGAAAGCGACATGTTTGCCCCCGTTGCGAGTGCTTTAACGGAAGTCTATTTTCAAGAATGCCAGTTGGCCTTAGATGTTGGCTGGAGTCGCCGCGCGGAGTGCGCTGAATTAGAAGTGCCTCTGGATTACAGCAAGCCCGAAGGTAAAAGCATCCGTTTATCTATCGTGCGTATTCCCGCTCGTCAAAGTCGAGCGGAGCTAGACCCTATGCTGATGTTGGCAGGTGGCCCGGGTCAGGCTGCATCTGAAGGTTATTTATTTGCCGACCACCGCTACAACAAATTGGCGGCTAGCCGAGACCTGTATCTGATCGATCAGCGCGGTACAGGCAGAAGTAACGCGCTGCGCTGCCCAAGTGATGAGTATGACCTGCCCTCGGCCCATGATTTTGAACAGGTAAAACAATTTACTGGTGAGTGTTTAGCAACGCTCGGTGGCGATGTTCGCTTCTACACAACGTCGGTTGCTATTCGAGATTTTGAATTTGCACGCAAGCGCTTGGGCATTGCGCAGTGGAACCTACTGGGTACCTCTTATGGTACGCGAGTCGCTCAGCACTATTTGCGTGAGCACCCCGAGGCGATACGTTCGGTGGTGCTAGATTCGGTGGTGCCAGCGACGCTGAATTTAGGGCCGGCGATTGCGTTAGAAAGCCAACGCGCATTAGAGCAAGTGTTTGAGCGTTGTAAAAATACGCCAGAGTGCAATCAGGCTTTTCCTAATCTAAGTGCAAAGACAGATAATTTAATTCAGCGCTTAAAAGCAGCGCCTATTTCCCTAAGCTTTGAAGATGCAAATACTGGAAAGATGGTCGAGCGCGATTTTACCTTGGATCACTTATTGGGTTTGTTGCGCTTAAGTTTGTATCGCGACGGCAACATAGCCCTATTACCTTTGTGGATCACCGATGCGGAAAAAGGCCATTACAGCCCTATGGCGCGCAATGCCTTTGAGTTGGTCGATGCCATGAGTAAGAGCATTGCTATGGGCATGCACAACACGGTGATGTGTACGGAAGATGTGCCTTTCTTTAACGAAAAAGATGCCGATACCATTGAACTCACCACAAGTTACATGGGTGAAAACCAATACAAGGTCATGATCGATATCTGCAAGCTTTGGCCTACCGGCCCGATTGATAAACATTTTAAAGAACCGGTTCGCAGTGATAAACCAGTGCTTTTATTAAGTGGCGAAATTGATCCAATTACACCGCCGAGCTATGCCGATATGGCGATGGCGCAGTTGGCCAATGCTCGCCATGTTGTCTTCCCAGGGCAGGGGCATTCGGTATCAACCGAAGGTTGTGGCCCGGACTTAGTCGCTAAATTTGTTGAAAAGGCCAGTGTGGCGGGTTTGCCAGTGAGCTGTGTTGATGATCTCAAGTCGTCGCCGTTTTTCCTTAACTACAACGGGCCGGTGGCTATGCCTGCATCTGCACAGGAGCACTAAGCATGATTAAGGTAGAAGCAGTATGTAAGGCCTACCGCAAAGCGGGTGCGCCTTGGTCTAAAAAGAAAACAAAGATCACTGCCCTTGATGACATTGGCTTTCAAGCTCTTGATGGCGAGATCACCGGTTTATTAGGTGCGAACGGTGCGGGTAAATCGACGGCGCTGCGTATTATTGCCACCTTGTTAAAGGCCGATAGCGGTCAGGTGGTGGTGGATGGTTTTAAGGTTGATGAGCATGCTCAAGCTGTGCGCAAGAGCATCGGTTTTATGCCGCATAACAGCGGTGTGTATCCGCGCTTAACGGCGGTAGAAAATATTCGTTATTACGCCGATATAGCAGCTGTGCCTCGCGATGTTGTCGATAAGCATCTTGAGCAAATTATTAAATTGCTGGATATGGATGACATTGCCGATAGGCGCTGTGCCGGATTCTCTCAGGGCCAGCAAATGAAGGTCGCGCTGGCGCGGGCGATTATTCATAAACCTAAAACCTTAATTTTAGATGAGCCAACCAATGGCTTGGACGTGATGGCGACGCGTAGCTTGCGCGCCATTCTTAGGCGTCTGCGCGATGAAGGCCATTGCGTACTGATAAGCTCACACGTTATGCAAGAAGTTGAGGCCTTGTGTGATCACGTGGCCATTATTAATGAAGGCAAGATTACCGTTTCGGGCAGTGTGGCCAGTATTAAAGAGCAAACCGGGCAGGCTCAGCTTGAAGATGCTTTTGTTGTTGCTATCGGTGAAAAACTGGAGGTAACCCTGTGAAGGCGTTTTTAGCGGTTTATTTAAAAGAGTTAAAAGACAATATTCGCGATAAGCGTTCTATCTTTTTTGCCTTGCTTTACGGCCCTTTATTGATGCCTTTAATGCTTGTGGGTTCTATTGCTGGAGGTATTAGCAAACACAGCATAAATTTTGATCAGGATCTCTATGTTTATAGCGCGCAAGACTTAGGGCCCTTAGAGGGCTATTTAGCCGAGCGTAACATTAAGTTAAAACAGGCCGAAGCCGGTTGGCGTGAACAGCTTAAGTCGGGCGATATGAACTTAGTTGTAAGCGTTGATGACAACTACCAAAAGAATATGGCATCTGGCCGCACAGCGTTTGTGACGCTCTATTTTAATAGTGAAGATGATACGAGCAATAAGGCTCGCCAGCGTTTGTTGGGTGTGCTGCAGAACTACGATAGAAGCATGGCTTCTAAACGCCTACAGGCGCGAGGTATGGATGGCCAGCTAATACGCCCTTTGCAAATGATCGATGCCGATGTGGCCGATCACGGCGGCCCTGAAAAAATGATCGCCCGCATGCTGCCCTTTATTATGGTCTTGGCGCTAACTCTGGGTGGTTTTTATTTGGCCGTGGATACCGCCGCCGGTGAACGCGAGCGCCATTCGCTAGAGCCGCTTTTAAGCTTGAACATGCGGCGCAGCACCTTGGTTCTAGCGAAGTGGGCTGCGTTGAGCACCTTTGTTGCCTTGGCGGGTGTGGTTGTGGTGATCTCTTGTTTTAGCCTGCTTAAATTTGCACCTATTCCAGAATTACAGCGCATCATCAGTGTGTCGGCACTCGATTTCTTTTTTGCTTATTTGCTAATGCTGCCTTTAATCTGTTTTTTCTCCTCGGGCATGCTGTTGATCGCAAGCTTCGCGCGCACCAGTAAAGAAGCGCAGACCCATCTCGGTATTGCGATGATGGTGCCTATGACGCCGTTTTTTATTATTCAGTTCTTAAATATCAAAGAAAGCCTCTGGTTGCTGGCCACGCCAGTGATGAGCCAGTTCTTATTAATCGAAAAAGTTGTGGTTGGTGAGCCTCTGCAGCTACAAGAAGTTTTATTAAGTGCCACGGGTAGCTTACTATTGGCAGCTGGACTTTTTGTAGTAACAAATGTGCTGTTTCATAGTGAGCGCATTTTTAGCAGTGAGGCGTAAAAACGGATGTTCAATCAGCTCTGGTCGCGAAGATGGTTTCGCGGCCTTTCCTACGTTGTGGGATGCATATGTATTATAAATTCTTTGGTATGGGTGTTCTCTCCCATGCTTACTCGCCACTTCTTAGGTGAACTTTTAGATAAAAGCCGGCTTGAGCTGAGTGATGAGTCGAGCATGCGCCTTAACTTATTCCGCTCGCGCCTCACCATTTACGATCTCAGCTGGAAAGGTAATGAAGGGCGTCGTTTTAAGCTCGATAGCCTTGATTTCAATTTCAGCCTGCACACCCTAGCCTTAAAAGAAGTCGAAGTGACTCATCTCAGTGCTAACGGTATTGAATTACACCTAAAGCGAGAAGATGAAGCTTTCTCAGTGGCGGGTTTTCGTTTGGAGGCAAATCAAGACGGTGTTGAGATCGTTGAAGAAACGCCCGAAGAGGCCGAGCCTGAAGTCACTGGCTTAAAGTCCTTACCGCTTGCCTTTGATATCCCCTTTATTGAGCTGACAGACATTCAGCTGTTTATTGATGATTCGGGGCAAGAACACCATGTGCACCTCCATAAACTGAGTCTAGAGCGTGGTTTTGCCAATAAGCAGCAGTTGCTTTCGTCTTTAAGTATTGATGTTGATATTAACGGCGCCAAGCTCTTGTTTAATACCGTGCTAGATTGGCTGCCAAGAGGTGGTGTACTGAAAACAGACATGAATATCACGGGTTTATCGCTTGAACCCTATCTTTATCTTACCCCTGATATAGAAGGTTTTGCTTTGCAAAGTGACTTGGCTTTTGATGCCGAATTTGTTTTGCCGCCATCCGACAAGCCTAAGCTGCTTGATAGTCAAATCAATATTAAGCAGATGCACCTAGCCCTACTTAACTTTAAGACCAGTTACGAGCCTTGGCAGTTGGCCTTTAATGACCTATTGCTATCTATTGAGCAGGGGCGTTTAGTTAAACAAGGTGAAGACTACGCGCTGAACCTGCCTTTAGCCTTTACGATAAATAAAATAGCTGCTGCTCAGTTGCAAGGTAGTGACTACCAAGAATTAGCCTTACTTGAAAGTATCAAGTTTAAAGATGCCCTAGTGCAAGGTTTACCTGCTGAAGCTATTTTTAGCACGCCGAACTTAAGGTTGGGAGAGCTTAATTTTTCTAAGCCAGAAAACCACGATGCTTTCTTTAAATTGAACGGTTTAAGTTTGCAGCAAATTAATGCAAACCCCAATCGCTTAGAGATTGCTCATATTGCTATTGAAGAATTTACGCTTGAAGCCTTAAAAGACGAGCAGGGTGAGTGGCTCAACTTATTACTGGCTATGGATGAAGAAGCCGAAGTTGTGCAAGAGCCAGCCGATAGTGAAGCTGCGCCCGAGGTTGTTGATCTAGAGCAGCCAAGCCCTGCAGAGCAATCGGCCTTTACCATTGCCGTTGGTAGTATTGAGTTGCTAAGCCCATCAAGCATTCATATGCACGATGAGAGCACTAAACCTATTTTCGATTTGGGCTTAATTCTAGAAAGCCTCACCGTGGGTGCTGTAGACAGCGCTGAGCCAGACTTACTTACTGATATTGCGCTGGTCTTGAGTGATAGCCAGTACTACAAACAAAAACTCGATGTTACTTGGCAGCTCTTTAATGATTTACCAAGCGGCACCATCGCCACCAAGATGGAGCAGTTCCCGCTTTATAAAGTCTCTCCTATGTTAGAGCACCAGTTGGGCTTTGATATCTTGGCTGGTGAGATGGATATGGATTACAGCGGAACGGTTGAGAAAGCTCAGTTAGATAGTGTCGCTAAAGTATTATTACGTGGCCCAACATTCTCATCGGGTGATGATGATCATGGTGATGGAGAAGTGATAGGCCAAGCAGCTGTACCGCTGAATATTGCGCTTAACATGCTTAAAGATGGCAAGGGTAATATCAAATTAAAGATCCCTATTGATGGCGATATGAATGACCCAAGCTTTGGTTTGGTGACTATTTTTGGTACGGTCGCTAAGAAAATCGTTATGGATCAAGCCAAGAGCCAGCTTATTAAAACCTTTGTGCCTTATGGGCATTTATTAGGCGTAGCCATGGCTGCGGGTTCTTATGCCTTAAAAGTGCGCTTTGCTGATTTTAGCTATGTGCCTGGCACGATGAATTTTGATGAAGCTAGTGCGCCTATGCTTGATCAGTTACACAAGCTCTTAATGGATAAACCCAAGGTCGATTTGCGTTTGTGTCCTTTTGTCACCAGTGCCGATGCCGGTGTTACGGCGGGTGTGAAGATCACCGATGACATGCACCACAAAGTATTAAAGCTTGGCCAGAATCGCGCCAACTACATGAAGACCTTGCTGGTTGAACGTGGCATTGCTTCTGAGCGCCTGCTTTTATGTACTGCACGTTACGATGCCGATAAAGACGCTCTACCAAGGGTTGAGCTGCAGGATTAATTGACAAGCCCAATTGTATTTAAGGGGCAGAGGCTAGGAATTCTTAGCTCTGTCTCTTAGTATGACTGCTGGATTTTTCAGTAACGCGGGTGTGCTACGCAAAGTAGGCACTGGCGCAGCAGTGAGGCGTAAGAAAGCATGTTAAGGCAGCTTTGGTCGCGAATTTGGATTCGCATAATTGCTTATCTGGTAGGCAGTGTTCTTTTAATCAATTCCTTAGTTTGGGTGTTTTCACCCATGCTCAGTCGCCACTTTCTAGGTGATTTACTTGGTGAAAGCCGTTTAGAGCTAAGCCAAGAAAGCAGTGTTCGCATCAACCTCTTTCTTTCTCATATCACAATCAAAGATCTGCACTGGCAGGGTAATAAAGGTCGCCAGTTCTACCTAGAGAGCTTGCGTTTTGATTTCCGCTTTTTAACTTTGTTTGTTAAAGAGCTGGAAATTACCAGCCTGCATATTAATGGCATGGAACTCTATCTACATCGCGACGATGAGGCTTTATCGATTGCCGGTTTTAGCCTTGTTGATGAGCAGCCAGGCGTAGAGCAAGAAGAGGTCTATATTGAGGAGCCGCAAGTGACGGGGCTTAGATCCCTGCCTTTGGCGGTCAACATTCCTATTATTGAGTTAAATGATCTGCGTGTATTTATTGATGATGCAGGGCGTTTACATAATCTACATATAAAAAGCTTTCGTTTGCAGCAAGGTTACGCTAACGAAAACGAAGCTAAATCGGCGCTCGATTTTTCCATCGACCTCAATGGCGCAAATATCGAATTTGATTCCGCGCTTGATTGGCAGCCAAGTGGCGGTAGCTTAAGCGGCAAGCTCGAGCTGCAAAACTTTGTCTTAGATCCTTATTTGTATTTACTTGATGAGCAAGAACAAAATATTAAACTGAGTTCCGACTTGGCATTTACTTTTGATCTTGCCATGCCGCCATCAGATAAACCGCAGTTGTTGGAGCAGGCCCTCAAGTTTAATTCCTTATCACTGGCACTGAAAAACGTCAGTGCCACACAAGCACCTTGGAAAGCTGGCTTTGATGAATTGGTTTTTAGCTCAGAAAATGCAGAGTTTGAAATCAAACCAGAAGACATCATTATTAAAATGCCTTTGGCTATGCAAATGAAAAACGTGTCTGCTAGCCAGCTCTTGGAAGATGAAGGCAGGTATGAGCAGCTTGCTCAGTTACAGAGCATACAGTTCAGTGATGCTTTGATAAGCGGTAATGCCTCAGACCCCAACTTCAGCGCGCCAAACATAGAGCTCGATAGCTTTGTTTTCTCCAAACCGGAAGACAAAGAGGCCTTTTTTACCCTCTCGGCCTTACAGCTAAAAGACATTGCGGCAAACAGCAGTCAGGCGAATTTAGATACGATCGTCATTAAAGAATTTAAGCTTAAGGCTTTTAAAGCCAAAAGCGGACAGTGGGATAACCTTCTTGTTGATATCGAAGAAGAGGCTGACGAAAGTGAACAAGCCGACGATACACAAAATACTAAGCAAAAAGACTCTCAAGCTGAGAGCGAAGAGACAGCAAGCCAAGAAGCGGATTTTGCCTTTTCTATTAAGCGTATCGTTTTATTAGAAAACTCATTAATTCACTTTCATGATGAAAGCACCTTACCTATTTTTGACCTGGCCTTGAACTTGGAAGAAATGGAACTTAGCCAGATCGACAATACAAAACCAGAACAAATGACGCATGTAAGCATGCAGCTAAGTGACGGTGAATATTTTAAGCAAAATCTGAGCGCCGACTGGCAACTGTTCCATGACAAACCTAGCGGCAAGTTCGATATGGTCGCTAAACAGTTTCCTTTATATAAGGTATCGCCATTTCTTAAACATGAAGCCGGTTTTGACATTATGGCCGGTGAAATGGATTTAGATTACAAAGGCGCGGCAGAGCTGGGCATCTTAGATAGCAAAGCCGTTGTGCTATTGCGCGGCCCTGTATTTTCATCCGGCGATGATGATCACGTAAAAGAAACCAGCGCTGTTGGGCAGGCGTCTATTCCTATCAACCTAGCCTTAAACATGCTTAAAGATCATAAAGGCAATATCAAGCTTAAATTAAGTGTTGATGGCGACATGACAGACCCAGAATTCGGTTTTGGCAGTGTGGTGAGTCTTGTGCTTAAAAAAGCAATTTTGAGCCAAGCACGTAATGAAATCGCTAGGCAGTTTATTCCCTATGGGCAATTGCTCGGTGTGGCCATGATGGTGGGCACAGAAGCCTTAAAAGTAAGATTCTCTGATCTAAGCTATATCCCTGCTACACAGGAGCTCGATGAAAAAAGTGCAAGCATGGCCGAAGCACTGCACCAGCTATTGCTAGATAAACCTAATTTGGATCTTCGCCTTTGCCCTGTTGCCATCAGTGCTGACCTTGGTTTGGCGGCAGAAACAAAGCTGCTGGATGAACAGCACCACCAAGCCTTACAAATGGCGCAACAAAGAGCGACTACCTTAAAAGCCAATTTAGTTTTACGTGGTATAGGCAGTGAGCGTTTGTTGTTGTGTGCAGCCCGTTACGACGGCAGCAAAGACGGCCTAGCTCGAATAGAGATTCAAGATTAATTACGTCAAAACATGAACAAGGATGAGAATGAACATGGCTAATGTATTGGTATTACTTGCCGATGGTTGCGAAGAAATTGAAAGCGCAACAGTTATTGATGTGCTTAGGCGTGCAGACTTAAACGTATGTACGGCTTCTATTGGTGATCGTTTAGAAGTGAACGCGTCGCGCTCAATGGTCTTTGTTGCCGACAGTCTACTCGCACCGTGCTTAGATAAAGAGTGGGACTTAATCGTCTTACCCGGTGGCATGCCCGGTGCCGAGCATTTAAGTCAATGTGATGAATTAATTACCCTACTTAAAACCCAATTAAATAGCGATCGCCTAGTTGCTGCGATTTGTGCTGCGCCAGCGGTAGTACTTGGTCGAAATAATTTATTAGAAAACCGTGTGGCAACGGGTTACCCCAGTTTTATGCCTGAGCTAGACCAATGTGTCTTAAGCCGCAGTGATCAAGATGTAGTGGTCGACGATAACTTAATTACCAGCCGTGGCCCAGGTACAGCAATGGCATGGTCGCTCACCTTAGTTGCGCTTTTATGTGGGAAAGAAAAAGTTAAAGAGTTGGCAGAGGCGTTGTTGGTTGTAAGCCCGGTGTGATTTTTAATAGTGTAGAAGTTTAGCCCTTCTTTGCTTTTATAAAAGGCAAAGAAGGGCACTTTCTTAGTGATTCCTATGTGGTTTCATAAGCTGTTTTTTAGCTTTATTTAAAGAGCTCAGAGATGCTAGGAAGCTGTCAACTACAGCTGATGCATCGGACCAAATAAGGGAGTGTTAAGTTGTTGATTCGTGTCGATCTTATTGCTTTATGGGGGTAGGTTGTGGAAGGGTGTAAAAGGACATTGTCCTATTTAATTAACTGTTAAAGGTCAAATCGAACTATGGACAAAATAATGGAAATTGACCTTAGTAAAAGGTTGGAAATAAAGATAAACAACGAAAGGCCCGTAGGCCTAGAAGCCCTCTCATTATCTTTGCTAGCTTTCAATCATCAATTTCATAAGTTTGTTG containing:
- a CDS encoding DUF3857 domain-containing protein, with amino-acid sequence MGFKTFAITSGLIVITLLFSGEVAFANQSNIDTAEANVKKTKAAPWVIDNTIPSTPESRLTAVSNGILYKLSDRQIKWLPDGFEFYSRYVYQVTDRSGLEFASKLSQGFDPEDTELAFNFIRITRDGKTADRLPNADITILRQEEELDTDIIDGNLTALIVLDDVRKGDIIDYAVSGRVKYKLWPGEFFDTITLGWSVPVGESRYKLIWPKDRHLNTKNFLTDIEPEITEEENNRTYSWTVSDPNPIPAEEGTPAWVYSWPTVSLSTMNKWEDIQSWAEPYYKISSELPDNFKQQLKTIRKKWPAPKDQMTEALRLVQKEIRYVGIEIGLGSHVPRPPEEVLRRGYGDCKDKSMLLVAALKNLNIKAWPALVNYNMGPGLPQELPSPFAFNHAIVKVKIKNEVFWLDPTLSYQGGRGSNIEQPAYDYGLPIGGKKNGLEKIETIAPTSPTLYAQENFLIPEEGNSGLDLEIITTYRGYEADSERRLIASQSLEEYQRSYLNYYNGTFNGIDIKSPISIDDDIDKNVIIIKGAFFLSQEQAEKLEIKKEISLNAWAVNGLFYQPSQTSRRTELLMPYLTNRAHQITITLPGHRPLGIAPTIEKIDSGFFKRTFMANKETLKIDFQVVNNSSSISANESIKAIKLSEKINENANLNFHVDQVQQSLSGIFKIKQDTITPYEDQITESFLLFNDKKLYESLKILNGLEKEVTEKNRLRGLIQTMRGEVLISLNRKTSGIIALEEALPLYRDLPTTYFLMAGIYRQKNEPEKESSVLTLLAQEHPNSASGIRSKSLYELNIKLSENDKDGLFDELALKLAKANYKSSEDDEWIYERAIKSLDFENPQDSIDEAKPYIEKIISPYSLLKLMTNKKYKKLWPLIEDYAGKDLSVAINRNIEITKTEFHNDRKNYIKIAAYVDALHTSGRMVDAIKTAKPYIEDWDSIEAEGKDAFWLVNSYAYLLNDIGKHDEAINILNRITSLPISDFPDSINMRINQSIILIGQGKYKEALEFTKTINREYASEYGQMFIDLSRSCALYKLNKKEESKAIINNMSKIKNKNIAAYSRALACTQNDDLFESTIIDRLNNPTQRSSAIPLFISKKRLKKSGDLNLEEEDYYNKMLSKTSIKEAFDKYGRIIKVDKNYVK
- the fbaA gene encoding class II fructose-bisphosphate aldolase, whose protein sequence is MSDKISSVVKPGVATGDDVQKIFALAKAGKFALPAVNCVGSDSINATLEAAAKVNSPVVVQFSNGGAAFVAGKGLKLEGQGNAILGGIAGAKHVHAVAESYGVPVILHTDHAAKKLLPWIDGLLDAGEKHFAETGSPLFSSHMIDLSEESLEENIETCKKYLERMSKMGMTLEIELGCTGGEEDGVDNSDMDASLLYTQPSEVAYAYEELSKVSDRFTIAASFGNVHGVYKPGNVKLTPTILRDSQAYVSEKYSVDANTLNFVFHGGSGSSAAEIEESIGYGVIKMNIDTDTQWAAWDGIRQYYKGNEDYLQGQIGNPDGEDAPNKKYYDPRVWLRKMEESMATRLEQAFADLNCVDRY
- a CDS encoding alpha/beta hydrolase, translating into MPLSTSLKKRFYSYLYIQKKRARTWRVVALVLFVQLLCFYSSQAKAATKVVESDMFAPVASALTEVYFQECQLALDVGWSRRAECAELEVPLDYSKPEGKSIRLSIVRIPARQSRAELDPMLMLAGGPGQAASEGYLFADHRYNKLAASRDLYLIDQRGTGRSNALRCPSDEYDLPSAHDFEQVKQFTGECLATLGGDVRFYTTSVAIRDFEFARKRLGIAQWNLLGTSYGTRVAQHYLREHPEAIRSVVLDSVVPATLNLGPAIALESQRALEQVFERCKNTPECNQAFPNLSAKTDNLIQRLKAAPISLSFEDANTGKMVERDFTLDHLLGLLRLSLYRDGNIALLPLWITDAEKGHYSPMARNAFELVDAMSKSIAMGMHNTVMCTEDVPFFNEKDADTIELTTSYMGENQYKVMIDICKLWPTGPIDKHFKEPVRSDKPVLLLSGEIDPITPPSYADMAMAQLANARHVVFPGQGHSVSTEGCGPDLVAKFVEKASVAGLPVSCVDDLKSSPFFLNYNGPVAMPASAQEH